From Mytilus edulis chromosome 9, xbMytEdul2.2, whole genome shotgun sequence, the proteins below share one genomic window:
- the LOC139489528 gene encoding transient receptor potential cation channel subfamily A member 1-like isoform X1, which produces MEYSNNDVINNSRKETKSDVMEKNDSKPQLHQLTTESEVPMVTTNPTPTRTLQTKTEIEMDHTYNEYETESNVTETESPKQTTVSEVPMVLANENPSPTNTPLKDMKSHKPTNHHWSKAHTISAVHPAPLKGGENDSQKNGDAEFSESSHHGAEWSKVQGIAAVAPALDKHRLKVGGQRQVVKKVTVSQAVKEGLTKELESLLQENPEKATETDSHGFKPIHYASRLNQSKIIEVLLKYNADKNVKGPYGVAPLHLAARNNCVEAVKMLIQQGASVDVREAKQKTPLHVAARRGNIPVIKVLLDFDQCDVNAVDEDRQTALHEATAHKQEKTVQFLVQNGANIFATDINDFTPFFLSAAEDMKDTMSYYLKTALRQGGTESEENLLHHEDKEGNTALHLAVTNNKLQVAQSLLERGSNVNGMNNCNQTPLSIAANNGDIQMVELLLRYKADVNVLDKDLMTPCHRAALHNRHKIISVLMGQGADINSTAIDQYTPLLMASSKGHLETIQLLISSGAQIAETEINNKTVLHLAVESGHLPVIETLLKEKGCFNLIEAIDLNDQTILHYAAKNGNTMILNTLIKHNLIVDSRDINGKTPLHIAAENDNNNAIEILYNASQTELNDGDDDGRTPLMLACQTGHYKSVKTLLTLGADISARDEDSCTGLILAARHGYANIVKVLLDNYAEVNQVDKIKNTALHVACEHGHVDCIRILLRYNADVTQMNSYGCTPLGMAVDGNESEAAVALLSHSSWRDSMNVRNSDGFTPMKRLIQRCPEAALVVLDNCVEYSKQKKDDPNFMVTFDYTYIDPGVDDIMSKKSRFYAPKAMARYKRESLLSHILVQSNLMHKWLERGYIYFYINFLVFFAFLCCLQFFSIMMPKITTNVLDNVRQCPLLLNATLLANPAVVAQHKELGLYSKMEIPKTEMVALKACVFFMVIILMLNQITMCFTTGWKYFTSLDNWLSWTTIIATIVFLLPFNNLPCLNNWRAGWMAAALGWLMLMNILRGFSSIGIYFIMFSEVIITLLKVVLILCIFLMAFSSAFNITLANTPGFKDRDVYPLTSLSMMLGEFNYIDTFTTGANDPFAIDGYCIMFLFFLVMPLALMNFLTGIAVGDIEKVRAGAYISKISIFIDKSYLMEIRFPRSVQRKWQKLKHTVYPNKPEGTVWKKVKKVLVGSEEELIKRYLDTGKADHVDETDELKSLIKKQSSQITKLHDLQKQQQDLIKQMADHLHMDYRLDSFSVADSEITTRAGH; this is translated from the exons ATGGAGTACAGTAATAATGATGTCATTAATAACtcaagaaaagaaacaaaaagtgATGTTATGgaaaaaaatgattcaaaacCACAATTACATCAACTTACAACAGAATCAGAGGTACCCATGGTTACTACAAATCCTACACCAACTAGAACACTGCAAACAAA AACTGAAATAGAAATGGACCACACTTATAATGAATATGAAACAGAAAGTAATGTTACAGAAACAGAGTCACCAAAACAGACAACAGTGTCAGAGGTACCCATGGTCCTTGCCAATGAAAATCCTTCCCCAACCAACACTCCGTTAAAGGACATGAAATCTCATAAACCAACAAATCATCATTGGTCCAAAGCTCATACAATTTCTGCTGTGCATCCTGCTCCATTGAAAGGAGGAGAAAATGATTCACAGAAGAATGGAGATGCTGAGTTTTCTGAAAGTTCACATCATGGTGCAGAATGGTCTAAAGTACAAGGCATAGCAGCTGTAGCACCAGCTCTTGATAAACACAGATTAAAGGTTGGAGGTCAAAGACAAGTAGTTAAAAAGGTTACAGTAAGCCAG GCTGTGAAAGAAGGCTTAACGAAAGAACTAGAAAGTTTGCTGCAGGAAAACCCAGAAAAGGCAACAGAAACAGATAGTCATGGTTTTAAACCTATACATTATGCCTCACGATTAAATCAATCAAAGATTATTGAAGTTCTTCTTAAATACAATGCAG ACAAGAATGTTAAAGGACCTTATGGTGTTGCTCCACTTCATCTGGCTGCCAGGAATAATTGTGTGGAGGCTGTTAAAATGTTGATACAGCAAGGCGCCAGTGTGGATGTTAGAGAAGCTAAACAGAAAACTCCTCTTCATGTGGCAGCTCGACGTGGTAATATTCCTGTTATAAAG GTGTTGCTGGACTTTGATCAATGTGATGTTAATGCTGTAGATGAGGACAGACAAACTGCCTTACATGAAGCAACAGCACATAAACAAGAAAAAACAGTGCAGTTTTTG GTGCAGAATGGAGCTAACATATTTGCTACAGACATAAATGACTTCACACCCTTCTTCCTATCAGCAGCAGAAGACATGAAGGATACAATGTCTTATTATCTAAAGACAG CTTTGCGGCAAGGAGGAACAGAGTCAGAGGAGAACTTACTACATCATGAGGATAAAGAAGGGAATACTGCTCTTCATCTAGCTGTTACCAATAACAAACTACAG gtTGCACAGAGTCTCTTGGAGAGAGGTTCAAATGTAAATGGTATGAAT aactGTAACCAAACTCCTCTATCTATAGCTGCCAATAATGGTGATATACAGATGGTGGAATTGTTGCTCAGATATAAAGCTGATGTTAATGTTTTAGACAAAGACTTGATGACTCCTTGTCATAG GGCTGCTTTACATAACAGACATAAAATCATCAGTGTTCTTATGGGACAg GGAGCTGACATAAACAGTACAGCTATTGACCAGTATACACCATTGTTAATGGCCAGCAGTAAAGGACACCTTGAGACCATACAGCTGTTAATATCAAGTGGAGCACAAATAGCTGAGacagaaataaataataaaactgtTTTGCATCTAGCTGTAGAATCTGGACATCTACCAGTTATAGAAACTTTGCTGAAAGAG AAAGgttgttttaatttgatagaagCCATTGACCTGAATGATCAGACCATTTTACATTATGCAGCCAAGAATGGCAATACAATG ATTCTGAACACATTGATTAAACACAACCTAATTGTAGACAGTAGAGATATTAATGGGAAAACACCACTCCACATTGCAGCTGA GAATGATAATAATAATGCTATAGAGATTCTGTATAATGCCAGTCAGACAGAGTTGaatgatggtgatgatgatggAAGGACCCCACTGATGTTAGCTTGTCAAACAGGACACTATAAATCAGTTAAGACACTCCTTACTTTGGGTGCTGACATCTCTGCAAG AGATGAAGATTCCTGTACAGGTCTGATACTTGCTGCTAGACATGGATATGCTAACATAGTCAAAGTACTTCTAGACAATTATGCAGAGGTTAATCAAGTTGATAAGATAAAG AACACAGCTCTACATGTAGCATGTGAACATGGTCATGTGGATTGTATAAGGATATTATTACGTTACAATGCTGACGTGACTCAGATGAACTCGTATGGATGTACTCCACTGGGTATGGCTGTAGACGGTAATGAGTCAGAGGCAGCTGTAGCTTTATTGAGCCATTCCAG TTGGAGAGACAGTATGAATGTAAGAAACTCTGATGGATTTACTCCAATGAAGAGACTTATACAGAGATGTCCTGAAGCTGCTTTG GTAGTTTTGGACAACTGTGTTGAATACTCTAAACAAAAGAAAGATGATCCAAATTTTATG GTGACCTTTGATTACACCTACATAGACCCTGGAGTAGATGACATTATGTCTAAGAAATCCAGATTTTATGCACCAAAg GCAATGGCTCGGTATAAAAGAGAAAGTTTGTTGTCACATATACTGGTGCAAAGTAATTTGATGCACAAATG GCTTGAAAGgggttatatatatttctatattaatTTCCTGGTATTTTTTGCGTTTCTCTGTTGTCTACAGTTTTTCTCAATCATGATGCCAAAAATAACAACCAATGTACTTGATAATGTACGACAGTGTCCTCTTCTTCTTAATGCCACACTGTTAGCAAATCCTGCTGTCGTAGCTCAACACAAAGAG CTTGGTTTATATTCTAAAATGGAAATACCCAAGACGGAAATGGTTGCACTGAAAGCTTGTGTATTTTTTATGGTTATTATTCTGATGTTGAACCAGATAACTATGTGTTTCACAACA ggATGGAAATACTTTACATCACTAGATAATTGGTTATCATGGACTACCATTATAGCTACTATAGTGTTTTTACTGCCATTTAATAATCTTCCTTGTTTGAATAATTGGAGAGCAGGATGGATGGCTGCTGCCTTAGGATGGTTAATGTTGATGAACATTCTCAGAGG CTTCAGTTCTATTGGAatatactttatcatgtttagtGAAGTAATCATAACACTGTTGAAG GTTGTTTTGATATTGTGTATATTCCTGATGGCTTTTTCTTCAGCCTTCAACATAACACTTGCAAATACA CCAGGGTTTAAAGATCGTGATGTGTATCCTCTAACTTCATTGTCTATGATGTTAGGAGAATTTAACTATATAGATACCTTCACAACAGGAGCAAATGATCCATTTGCTATAGATGGTTACTGCATTATGTTTTTATTCTTCCTAGTGATGCCACTAGCATTGATGAATTTTCTT ACTGGGATAGCTGTTGGTGACATTGAAAAAGTAAGAGCTGGTGCATACATTTCCAAAATATCAATCTTT
- the LOC139489528 gene encoding transient receptor potential cation channel subfamily A member 1-like isoform X2, protein MMSLITQEKKQKVMLWKKMIQNHNYINLQQNQRTEIEMDHTYNEYETESNVTETESPKQTTVSEVPMVLANENPSPTNTPLKDMKSHKPTNHHWSKAHTISAVHPAPLKGGENDSQKNGDAEFSESSHHGAEWSKVQGIAAVAPALDKHRLKVGGQRQVVKKVTVSQAVKEGLTKELESLLQENPEKATETDSHGFKPIHYASRLNQSKIIEVLLKYNADKNVKGPYGVAPLHLAARNNCVEAVKMLIQQGASVDVREAKQKTPLHVAARRGNIPVIKVLLDFDQCDVNAVDEDRQTALHEATAHKQEKTVQFLVQNGANIFATDINDFTPFFLSAAEDMKDTMSYYLKTALRQGGTESEENLLHHEDKEGNTALHLAVTNNKLQVAQSLLERGSNVNGMNNCNQTPLSIAANNGDIQMVELLLRYKADVNVLDKDLMTPCHRAALHNRHKIISVLMGQGADINSTAIDQYTPLLMASSKGHLETIQLLISSGAQIAETEINNKTVLHLAVESGHLPVIETLLKEKGCFNLIEAIDLNDQTILHYAAKNGNTMILNTLIKHNLIVDSRDINGKTPLHIAAENDNNNAIEILYNASQTELNDGDDDGRTPLMLACQTGHYKSVKTLLTLGADISARDEDSCTGLILAARHGYANIVKVLLDNYAEVNQVDKIKNTALHVACEHGHVDCIRILLRYNADVTQMNSYGCTPLGMAVDGNESEAAVALLSHSSWRDSMNVRNSDGFTPMKRLIQRCPEAALVVLDNCVEYSKQKKDDPNFMVTFDYTYIDPGVDDIMSKKSRFYAPKAMARYKRESLLSHILVQSNLMHKWLERGYIYFYINFLVFFAFLCCLQFFSIMMPKITTNVLDNVRQCPLLLNATLLANPAVVAQHKELGLYSKMEIPKTEMVALKACVFFMVIILMLNQITMCFTTGWKYFTSLDNWLSWTTIIATIVFLLPFNNLPCLNNWRAGWMAAALGWLMLMNILRGFSSIGIYFIMFSEVIITLLKVVLILCIFLMAFSSAFNITLANTPGFKDRDVYPLTSLSMMLGEFNYIDTFTTGANDPFAIDGYCIMFLFFLVMPLALMNFLTGIAVGDIEKVRAGAYISKISIFIDKSYLMEIRFPRSVQRKWQKLKHTVYPNKPEGTVWKKVKKVLVGSEEELIKRYLDTGKADHVDETDELKSLIKKQSSQITKLHDLQKQQQDLIKQMADHLHMDYRLDSFSVADSEITTRAGH, encoded by the exons ATGATGTCATTAATAACtcaagaaaagaaacaaaaagtgATGTTATGgaaaaaaatgattcaaaacCACAATTACATCAACTTACAACAGAATCAGAG AACTGAAATAGAAATGGACCACACTTATAATGAATATGAAACAGAAAGTAATGTTACAGAAACAGAGTCACCAAAACAGACAACAGTGTCAGAGGTACCCATGGTCCTTGCCAATGAAAATCCTTCCCCAACCAACACTCCGTTAAAGGACATGAAATCTCATAAACCAACAAATCATCATTGGTCCAAAGCTCATACAATTTCTGCTGTGCATCCTGCTCCATTGAAAGGAGGAGAAAATGATTCACAGAAGAATGGAGATGCTGAGTTTTCTGAAAGTTCACATCATGGTGCAGAATGGTCTAAAGTACAAGGCATAGCAGCTGTAGCACCAGCTCTTGATAAACACAGATTAAAGGTTGGAGGTCAAAGACAAGTAGTTAAAAAGGTTACAGTAAGCCAG GCTGTGAAAGAAGGCTTAACGAAAGAACTAGAAAGTTTGCTGCAGGAAAACCCAGAAAAGGCAACAGAAACAGATAGTCATGGTTTTAAACCTATACATTATGCCTCACGATTAAATCAATCAAAGATTATTGAAGTTCTTCTTAAATACAATGCAG ACAAGAATGTTAAAGGACCTTATGGTGTTGCTCCACTTCATCTGGCTGCCAGGAATAATTGTGTGGAGGCTGTTAAAATGTTGATACAGCAAGGCGCCAGTGTGGATGTTAGAGAAGCTAAACAGAAAACTCCTCTTCATGTGGCAGCTCGACGTGGTAATATTCCTGTTATAAAG GTGTTGCTGGACTTTGATCAATGTGATGTTAATGCTGTAGATGAGGACAGACAAACTGCCTTACATGAAGCAACAGCACATAAACAAGAAAAAACAGTGCAGTTTTTG GTGCAGAATGGAGCTAACATATTTGCTACAGACATAAATGACTTCACACCCTTCTTCCTATCAGCAGCAGAAGACATGAAGGATACAATGTCTTATTATCTAAAGACAG CTTTGCGGCAAGGAGGAACAGAGTCAGAGGAGAACTTACTACATCATGAGGATAAAGAAGGGAATACTGCTCTTCATCTAGCTGTTACCAATAACAAACTACAG gtTGCACAGAGTCTCTTGGAGAGAGGTTCAAATGTAAATGGTATGAAT aactGTAACCAAACTCCTCTATCTATAGCTGCCAATAATGGTGATATACAGATGGTGGAATTGTTGCTCAGATATAAAGCTGATGTTAATGTTTTAGACAAAGACTTGATGACTCCTTGTCATAG GGCTGCTTTACATAACAGACATAAAATCATCAGTGTTCTTATGGGACAg GGAGCTGACATAAACAGTACAGCTATTGACCAGTATACACCATTGTTAATGGCCAGCAGTAAAGGACACCTTGAGACCATACAGCTGTTAATATCAAGTGGAGCACAAATAGCTGAGacagaaataaataataaaactgtTTTGCATCTAGCTGTAGAATCTGGACATCTACCAGTTATAGAAACTTTGCTGAAAGAG AAAGgttgttttaatttgatagaagCCATTGACCTGAATGATCAGACCATTTTACATTATGCAGCCAAGAATGGCAATACAATG ATTCTGAACACATTGATTAAACACAACCTAATTGTAGACAGTAGAGATATTAATGGGAAAACACCACTCCACATTGCAGCTGA GAATGATAATAATAATGCTATAGAGATTCTGTATAATGCCAGTCAGACAGAGTTGaatgatggtgatgatgatggAAGGACCCCACTGATGTTAGCTTGTCAAACAGGACACTATAAATCAGTTAAGACACTCCTTACTTTGGGTGCTGACATCTCTGCAAG AGATGAAGATTCCTGTACAGGTCTGATACTTGCTGCTAGACATGGATATGCTAACATAGTCAAAGTACTTCTAGACAATTATGCAGAGGTTAATCAAGTTGATAAGATAAAG AACACAGCTCTACATGTAGCATGTGAACATGGTCATGTGGATTGTATAAGGATATTATTACGTTACAATGCTGACGTGACTCAGATGAACTCGTATGGATGTACTCCACTGGGTATGGCTGTAGACGGTAATGAGTCAGAGGCAGCTGTAGCTTTATTGAGCCATTCCAG TTGGAGAGACAGTATGAATGTAAGAAACTCTGATGGATTTACTCCAATGAAGAGACTTATACAGAGATGTCCTGAAGCTGCTTTG GTAGTTTTGGACAACTGTGTTGAATACTCTAAACAAAAGAAAGATGATCCAAATTTTATG GTGACCTTTGATTACACCTACATAGACCCTGGAGTAGATGACATTATGTCTAAGAAATCCAGATTTTATGCACCAAAg GCAATGGCTCGGTATAAAAGAGAAAGTTTGTTGTCACATATACTGGTGCAAAGTAATTTGATGCACAAATG GCTTGAAAGgggttatatatatttctatattaatTTCCTGGTATTTTTTGCGTTTCTCTGTTGTCTACAGTTTTTCTCAATCATGATGCCAAAAATAACAACCAATGTACTTGATAATGTACGACAGTGTCCTCTTCTTCTTAATGCCACACTGTTAGCAAATCCTGCTGTCGTAGCTCAACACAAAGAG CTTGGTTTATATTCTAAAATGGAAATACCCAAGACGGAAATGGTTGCACTGAAAGCTTGTGTATTTTTTATGGTTATTATTCTGATGTTGAACCAGATAACTATGTGTTTCACAACA ggATGGAAATACTTTACATCACTAGATAATTGGTTATCATGGACTACCATTATAGCTACTATAGTGTTTTTACTGCCATTTAATAATCTTCCTTGTTTGAATAATTGGAGAGCAGGATGGATGGCTGCTGCCTTAGGATGGTTAATGTTGATGAACATTCTCAGAGG CTTCAGTTCTATTGGAatatactttatcatgtttagtGAAGTAATCATAACACTGTTGAAG GTTGTTTTGATATTGTGTATATTCCTGATGGCTTTTTCTTCAGCCTTCAACATAACACTTGCAAATACA CCAGGGTTTAAAGATCGTGATGTGTATCCTCTAACTTCATTGTCTATGATGTTAGGAGAATTTAACTATATAGATACCTTCACAACAGGAGCAAATGATCCATTTGCTATAGATGGTTACTGCATTATGTTTTTATTCTTCCTAGTGATGCCACTAGCATTGATGAATTTTCTT ACTGGGATAGCTGTTGGTGACATTGAAAAAGTAAGAGCTGGTGCATACATTTCCAAAATATCAATCTTT
- the LOC139489528 gene encoding transient receptor potential cation channel subfamily A member 1-like isoform X3, which yields MEYSNNDVINNSRKETKSDVMEKNDSKPQLHQLTTESEVPMVTTNPTPTRTLQTKTEIEMDHTYNEYETESNVTETESPKQTTVSEVPMVLANENPSPTNTPLKDMKSHKPTNHHWSKAHTISAVHPAPLKGGENDSQKNGDAEFSESSHHGAEWSKVQGIAAVAPALDKHRLKVGGQRQVVKKVTVSQAVKEGLTKELESLLQENPEKATETDSHGFKPIHYASRLNQSKIIEVLLKYNADKNVKGPYGVAPLHLAARNNCVEAVKMLIQQGASVDVREAKQKTPLHVAARRGNIPVIKVLLDFDQCDVNAVDEDRQTALHEATAHKQEKTVQFLVQNGANIFATDINDFTPFFLSAAEDMKDTMSYYLKTALRQGGTESEENLLHHEDKEGNTALHLAVTNNKLQVAQSLLERGSNVNGMNNCNQTPLSIAANNGDIQMVELLLRYKADVNVLDKDLMTPCHRAALHNRHKIISVLMGQGADINSTAIDQYTPLLMASSKGHLETIQLLISSGAQIAETEINNKTVLHLAVESGHLPVIETLLKEKGCFNLIEAIDLNDQTILHYAAKNGNTMILNTLIKHNLIVDSRDINGKTPLHIAAENDNNNAIEILYNASQTELNDGDDDGRTPLMLACQTGHYKSVKTLLTLGADISARDEDSCTGLILAARHGYANIVKVLLDNYAEVNQVDKIKNTALHVACEHGHVDCIRILLRYNADVTQMNSYGCTPLGMAVDGNESEAAVALLSHSSWRDSMNVRNSDGFTPMKRLIQRCPEAALVVLDNCVEYSKQKKDDPNFMVTFDYTYIDPGVDDIMSKKSRFYAPKAMARYKRESLLSHILVQSNLMHKWLERGYIYFYINFLVFFAFLCCLQFFSIMMPKITTNVLDNVRQCPLLLNATLLANPAVVAQHKELGLYSKMEIPKTEMVALKACVFFMVIILMLNQITMCFTTGWKYFTSLDNWLSWTTIIATIVFLLPFNNLPCLNNWRAGWMAAALGWLMLMNILRGFSSIGIYFIMFSEVIITLLKVVLILCIFLMAFSSAFNITLANTPGFKDRDVYPLNTLSMMLGEFN from the exons ATGGAGTACAGTAATAATGATGTCATTAATAACtcaagaaaagaaacaaaaagtgATGTTATGgaaaaaaatgattcaaaacCACAATTACATCAACTTACAACAGAATCAGAGGTACCCATGGTTACTACAAATCCTACACCAACTAGAACACTGCAAACAAA AACTGAAATAGAAATGGACCACACTTATAATGAATATGAAACAGAAAGTAATGTTACAGAAACAGAGTCACCAAAACAGACAACAGTGTCAGAGGTACCCATGGTCCTTGCCAATGAAAATCCTTCCCCAACCAACACTCCGTTAAAGGACATGAAATCTCATAAACCAACAAATCATCATTGGTCCAAAGCTCATACAATTTCTGCTGTGCATCCTGCTCCATTGAAAGGAGGAGAAAATGATTCACAGAAGAATGGAGATGCTGAGTTTTCTGAAAGTTCACATCATGGTGCAGAATGGTCTAAAGTACAAGGCATAGCAGCTGTAGCACCAGCTCTTGATAAACACAGATTAAAGGTTGGAGGTCAAAGACAAGTAGTTAAAAAGGTTACAGTAAGCCAG GCTGTGAAAGAAGGCTTAACGAAAGAACTAGAAAGTTTGCTGCAGGAAAACCCAGAAAAGGCAACAGAAACAGATAGTCATGGTTTTAAACCTATACATTATGCCTCACGATTAAATCAATCAAAGATTATTGAAGTTCTTCTTAAATACAATGCAG ACAAGAATGTTAAAGGACCTTATGGTGTTGCTCCACTTCATCTGGCTGCCAGGAATAATTGTGTGGAGGCTGTTAAAATGTTGATACAGCAAGGCGCCAGTGTGGATGTTAGAGAAGCTAAACAGAAAACTCCTCTTCATGTGGCAGCTCGACGTGGTAATATTCCTGTTATAAAG GTGTTGCTGGACTTTGATCAATGTGATGTTAATGCTGTAGATGAGGACAGACAAACTGCCTTACATGAAGCAACAGCACATAAACAAGAAAAAACAGTGCAGTTTTTG GTGCAGAATGGAGCTAACATATTTGCTACAGACATAAATGACTTCACACCCTTCTTCCTATCAGCAGCAGAAGACATGAAGGATACAATGTCTTATTATCTAAAGACAG CTTTGCGGCAAGGAGGAACAGAGTCAGAGGAGAACTTACTACATCATGAGGATAAAGAAGGGAATACTGCTCTTCATCTAGCTGTTACCAATAACAAACTACAG gtTGCACAGAGTCTCTTGGAGAGAGGTTCAAATGTAAATGGTATGAAT aactGTAACCAAACTCCTCTATCTATAGCTGCCAATAATGGTGATATACAGATGGTGGAATTGTTGCTCAGATATAAAGCTGATGTTAATGTTTTAGACAAAGACTTGATGACTCCTTGTCATAG GGCTGCTTTACATAACAGACATAAAATCATCAGTGTTCTTATGGGACAg GGAGCTGACATAAACAGTACAGCTATTGACCAGTATACACCATTGTTAATGGCCAGCAGTAAAGGACACCTTGAGACCATACAGCTGTTAATATCAAGTGGAGCACAAATAGCTGAGacagaaataaataataaaactgtTTTGCATCTAGCTGTAGAATCTGGACATCTACCAGTTATAGAAACTTTGCTGAAAGAG AAAGgttgttttaatttgatagaagCCATTGACCTGAATGATCAGACCATTTTACATTATGCAGCCAAGAATGGCAATACAATG ATTCTGAACACATTGATTAAACACAACCTAATTGTAGACAGTAGAGATATTAATGGGAAAACACCACTCCACATTGCAGCTGA GAATGATAATAATAATGCTATAGAGATTCTGTATAATGCCAGTCAGACAGAGTTGaatgatggtgatgatgatggAAGGACCCCACTGATGTTAGCTTGTCAAACAGGACACTATAAATCAGTTAAGACACTCCTTACTTTGGGTGCTGACATCTCTGCAAG AGATGAAGATTCCTGTACAGGTCTGATACTTGCTGCTAGACATGGATATGCTAACATAGTCAAAGTACTTCTAGACAATTATGCAGAGGTTAATCAAGTTGATAAGATAAAG AACACAGCTCTACATGTAGCATGTGAACATGGTCATGTGGATTGTATAAGGATATTATTACGTTACAATGCTGACGTGACTCAGATGAACTCGTATGGATGTACTCCACTGGGTATGGCTGTAGACGGTAATGAGTCAGAGGCAGCTGTAGCTTTATTGAGCCATTCCAG TTGGAGAGACAGTATGAATGTAAGAAACTCTGATGGATTTACTCCAATGAAGAGACTTATACAGAGATGTCCTGAAGCTGCTTTG GTAGTTTTGGACAACTGTGTTGAATACTCTAAACAAAAGAAAGATGATCCAAATTTTATG GTGACCTTTGATTACACCTACATAGACCCTGGAGTAGATGACATTATGTCTAAGAAATCCAGATTTTATGCACCAAAg GCAATGGCTCGGTATAAAAGAGAAAGTTTGTTGTCACATATACTGGTGCAAAGTAATTTGATGCACAAATG GCTTGAAAGgggttatatatatttctatattaatTTCCTGGTATTTTTTGCGTTTCTCTGTTGTCTACAGTTTTTCTCAATCATGATGCCAAAAATAACAACCAATGTACTTGATAATGTACGACAGTGTCCTCTTCTTCTTAATGCCACACTGTTAGCAAATCCTGCTGTCGTAGCTCAACACAAAGAG CTTGGTTTATATTCTAAAATGGAAATACCCAAGACGGAAATGGTTGCACTGAAAGCTTGTGTATTTTTTATGGTTATTATTCTGATGTTGAACCAGATAACTATGTGTTTCACAACA ggATGGAAATACTTTACATCACTAGATAATTGGTTATCATGGACTACCATTATAGCTACTATAGTGTTTTTACTGCCATTTAATAATCTTCCTTGTTTGAATAATTGGAGAGCAGGATGGATGGCTGCTGCCTTAGGATGGTTAATGTTGATGAACATTCTCAGAGG CTTCAGTTCTATTGGAatatactttatcatgtttagtGAAGTAATCATAACACTGTTGAAG GTTGTTTTGATATTGTGTATATTCCTGATGGCTTTTTCTTCAGCCTTCAACATAACACTTGCAAATACA CCAGGGTTTAAAGATCGTGATGTGTATCCTCTAAACACATTGTCTATGATGTTAGGAGAATTTAACTAA